In Gossypium raimondii isolate GPD5lz chromosome 12, ASM2569854v1, whole genome shotgun sequence, a single window of DNA contains:
- the LOC105763721 gene encoding scarecrow-like protein 6 — translation MKAMPLSFEEFQGKGALDFSSSTSSCSDSSLLLQHQHQHHQKEGKWQNKGGDCCYVGSEPIDNNNKTRRKRSPSPSSTLSSSLGGGGSGGGASTDTAGVAATTTVVSATTNTSQSLDVGKCGLGMEDWESVLSGSPNQDQSILRLIMGDIDDPSMGLNKILQPPSGGGGGGSENMEFNAGFGMVDHGFGFDSITSSVSLINNVDPPISCSDFPVTSNPPSLLPPPPPGVFPQQQSHLQVMDEKPQIFNPQMIINQNQARFTQNPTMFLPLSYAQLQEHSLLSPPPPKRFNSGGPFSGSGPELYLRRQQQQQIQMLQQRPITGKPKIVTDDLANQQLQQAIIDQLIQAAELIETGDPVLAQGILARLNHQLSPVGKPFIRAAFYFKEALQLLLPLNTSNTSVMSNYNMIFKIGAYKSFSEISPIVQFANFTCNQALLEVFEGCNRVHIIDFDVGYGGQWASLIQELVLRNGGAPSMKITAFASPSSHDDIELGFTIENLKHYASEINMDFDIEIMSLEALNSGSWPLPLHLGENEAIAVNLPIGSFSNYPSILPLVLRFVKQLSPKIVVSLDRGCDRTDVPFPHHIIHALQSYSGLLESLDAVNMNLDALEKIERFFLQPSIEKIVLGRHRSLERRPPWRSLFIQSGFSPLTFSNFTESQAECLIQRTPIRGFHVEKRQSSLVLCWQRRELIAASAWRC, via the coding sequence ATGAAGGCCATGCCCCTATCCTTTGAGGAATTTCAAGGGAAGGGGGCTTtagatttttcttcttcaacatcatcTTGTTCAGATTCATCACTGTTATTACAACACCAGCATCAACACCACCAAAAAGAAGGGAAGTGGCAGAACAAGGGAGGAGATTGTTGCTATGTGGGCAGTGAGCccattgataataataataagaccAGAAGAAAAAGAAGTCCAAGTCCTTCTTCAACACTGTCTTCTTCTCTCGGCGGTGGAGGCAGCGGTGGTGGTGCCTCCACGGATACAGCCGGTGTGGCAGCCACCACCACTGTTGTCTCTGCCACCACCAATACAAGCCAGTCCTTGGATGTAGGAAAATGTGGTTTAGGTATGGAAGATTGGGAGAGTGTTTTGTCTGGTTCTCCTAATCAAGACCAGTCCATTTTGAGGTTAATTATGGGTGATATTGATGACCCTTCCATGGGGTTAAACAAGATTCTTCAACCACCAAGTGGCGGCGGCGGTGGTGGGTCGGAAAATATGGAGTTCAATGCTGGTTTTGGTATGGTGGACCATGGTTTCGGGTTCGATTCCATTACTAGTAGCGTTAGCTTGATCAACAACGTCGACCCTCCTATAAGCTGCTCTGATTTTCCGGTGACATCAAATCCGCCGAGTCTTTTGCCGCCTCCTCCGCCGGGTGTATTTCCACAACAGCAATCACACCTTCAGGTTATGGATGAAAAGCCACAGATTTTCAATCCGCAGATGATAATAAACCAGAATCAAGCTCGGTTTACACAAAACCCGACCATGTTCTTACCCCTTTCGTATGCTCAATTGCAAGAGCATAGCCTTTTATCGCCTCCGCCGCCGAAGCGATTCAACTCCGGTGGACCGTTTTCGGGTTCGGGACCGGAGCTTTATCTAAGGCGTCAACAGCAACAACAGATCCAAATGCTTCAGCAAAGGCCAATTACAGGGAAACCGAAAATCGTTACGGATGATCTGGCGAACCAGCAGCTTCAGCAGGCGATAATTGATCAATTAATTCAGGCCGCAGAGCTGATCGAAACCGGTGATCCGGTACTCGCGCAAGGGATATTGGCGCGGCTCAATCACCAGCTCTCCCCTGTAGGTAAGCCCTTTATAAGAGCTGCTTTCTACTTCAAGGAGGCCTTACAATTATTACTTCCTTTGAACACTAGCAATACATCAGTTATGTCCAATTATAACATGATATTCAAGATTGGTGCTTACAAATCGTTCTCCGAGATATCTCCGATCGTTCAGTTCGCGAATTTTACTTGCAATCAAGCGTTACTCGAGGTTTTCGAAGGGTGTAATAGGGTTCATATAATCGATTTCGATGTTGGTTATGGTGGACAATGGGCTTCTTTGATACAAGAACTTGTTTTAAGAAATGGTGGTGCACCTTCTATGAAAATCACTGCCTTTGCTTCACCTTCAAGTCATGATGATATCGAACTCGGCTTCACAATCGAAAACCTTAAGCATTATGCTAGTGAAATCAACATGGATTTTGATATCGAAATCATGAGCCTTGAGGCCTTGAATTCGGGTTCTTGGCCGTTGCCTTTGCACTTGGGTGAAAACGAAGCGATTGCTGTTAATCTCCCGATCGGTTCATTTTCCAATTACCCTTCAATCTTGCCCTTGGTCCTTCGTTTTGTCAAGCAGTTATCGCCCAAGATTGTTGTCTCGTTAGACCGAGGTTGTGACAGAACTGATGTCCCGTTCCCTCACCATATAATCCATGCACTCCAATCGTATTCCGGCCTCCTCGAGTCCCTTGATGCGGTGAACATGAACCTTGATGCCTTGGAAAAGATTGAAAGGTTCTTCCTTCAACCAAGCATTGAAAAAATCGTGTTGGGTCGACATCGGTCTCTTGAAAGAAGACCTCCATGGAGGAGTTTGTTTATACAATCCGGATTCTCTCCATTAACTTTCAGTAACTTCACCGAGTCTCAAGCCGAGTGTTTGATTCAACGAACTCCGATTAGAGGTTTCCACGTCGAGAAGAGGCAGTCATCGCTCGTTCTTTGTTGGCAGAGACGTGAACTAATCGCCGCTTCAGCTTGGAGGTGCTGA
- the LOC105763724 gene encoding scarecrow-like protein 6, with protein MNAIPLSFEEFQGKGALDFASSTSSYSNSSLLLQHQQQKKWQNNEESCCYVGFDPTSTRSPSPPTSSSTLSSSFDGGSGGASTDSSGVAETVTVSKGKSQSFDIGTGKCGLNMEDWENDQSILRLIMGDVDDPSLGLNKILQPPSGSCSGGGSSENIEFNAGFGMVDHSFGFDSITSSVSLMNNDMVSCLNPVFDQNQAEFTQNPVMLFPSYAAEMQEHNLLSPPPPKRFNSGTSGPNYQVPKVQFSGSGPEHYLQRQQLLHQRPTTPKIVTDEMANQQLQQAIIDQLIQAAELIETGDPVLAQGILARLNHQLSPVGKPFIRAAFYFKEALQLLLRFNTTNTSTLYTTNIIFKIAAYKSFSEISPTIQFMNFTCNQAILEVFEGCNRVHIIDFDIGYGGQWASLMQELVLRNGGAPCMKITVFACLTSYDEFELRFTIENLKHFANEINMGFDIEIVSLEALNSCSWYSLPLHFSENETIAVNLPIGSFSNYPSTLPLILRFVKQLSPKIVVSSDRGCDRTDVPFPHHIIHALQSYSGLLESLDAVNMNLNALEKIERFFLQPSIEKIVLGRHRSLERRPPWRSLFIQFGFSPLTFSNFTESQAECLVQRTPIRGFHVEKRQSALVLCWQRRELIAASAWRC; from the coding sequence ATGAATGCCATACCCCTATCCTTTGAGGAATTTCAAGGGAAGGGGGCTTTAGATTTTGCTTCTTCAACTTCATCTTATTCCAATTCATCACTGTTATTACAACACCAGCAACAGAAAAAGTGGCAAAACAACGAGGAAAGTTGTTGCTATGTGGGATTTGATCCCACATCTACAAGAAGCCCGAGTCCACCAACGTCTTCATCAACACTGTCTTCCTCATTCGACGGAGGCAGCGGTGGTGCCTCCACGGACAGCAGCGGCGTGGCAGAAACAGTAACTGTCTCCAAAGGTAAAAGTCAGTCTTTTGATATAGGGACGGGAAAATGTGGTTTAAATATGGAGGATTGGGAGAATGACCAATCCATTTTGAGACTAATTATGGGTGATGTTGATGACCCTTCTTTGGGGTTAAACAAGATTCTTCAACCACCAAGTGGCAGCTGCAGCGGTGGTGGGTCTTCGGAAAATATAGAGTTTAATGCTGGTTTTGGTATGGTCGATCATAGTTTCGGGTTCGACTCCATTACTAGTAGTGTTAGCTTGATGAACAATGATATGGTTTCGTGTTTGAATCCTGTATTTGACCAAAACCAGGCCGAGTTCACCCAGAACCCGGTTATGTTATTCCCTTCGTATGCTGCTGAAATGCAGGAACATAATCTTTTGTCACCACCACCGCCGAAGAGATTCAATTCCGGCACAAGTGGACCGAATTATCAAGTACCGAAAGTTCAGTTTTCGGGTTCGGGACCGGAGCATTATCTCCAGCGTCAACAATTGCTTCATCAAAGGCCAACCACGCCGAAGATAGTGACTGATGAAATGGCGAACCAACAGCTTCAGCAGGCAATAATAGACCAATTAATTCAGGCCGCAGAGCTGATCGAAACCGGTGATCCGGTACTCGCGCAAGGGATATTGGCGCGGCTCAATCACCAGCTCTCCCCTGTAGGTAAGCCCTTTATAAGGGCTGCTTTCTACTTTAAGGAGGCCTTACAATTACTCCTTCGTTTCAACACTACCAACACTTCAACTTTGTATACTACcaatattattttcaagatCGCTGCTTACAAATCGTTCTCTGAGATATCTCCGACCATTCAATTCATGAATTTCACTTGTAATCAAGCGATTCTCGAGGTTTTCGAAGGGTGTAATCGAGTTCACATAATCGATTTTGATATCGGATATGGTGGACAATGGGCTTCTTTGATGCAAGAACTTGTTTTAAGAAATGGCGGTGCACCTTGTATGAAAATTACTGTGTTTGCTTGTCTAACAAGTTACGATGAATTCGAACTCAGATTCACAATCGAGAATCTTAAGCATTTTGCTAATGAAATCAACATGGGTTTCGATATCGAAATCGTTAGCCTCGAGGCATTGAATTCGTGTTCTTGGTATTCATTGCCCCTGCATTTCAGTGAAAACGAAACGATTGCTGTTAATCTACCGATCGGTTCTTTTTCCAATTACCCTTCAACTCTCCCGTTGATCCTCCGTTTCGTGAAGCAATTATCACCCAAAATCGTTGTCTCGTCTGACCGTGGCTGTGACCGAACCGATGTTCCGTTCCCTCACCACATAATCCATGCACTCCAATCATATTCCGGCCTACTCGAATCCCTCGACGCGGTGAACATGAACCTCAATGCGTTGGAAAAGATTGAAAGGTTCTTCCTTCAACCAAGCATTGAAAAAATCGTGTTAGGTCGACATCGGTCCCTCGAAAGAAGACCTCCATGGAGGAGTTTGTTTATACAATTCGGATTTTCACCATTAACATTCAGTAACTTCACTGAATCACAAGCTGAATGTTTGGTTCAAAGAACACCAATTCGAGGTTTCCATGTCGAAAAAAGACAATCGGCACTTGTTCTTTGTTGGCAAAGGAGAGAATTAATTGCTGCTTCAGCTTGGAGATGCTGA